TCAGCGAGAAACCGATGTAGCCATGGACGTCGAGCGTCTTGCCGCCGTTCTCCAGCTTCACGGTGAGCTTGTAGATCTTGCCCTTGGCCGGATCGAGAATCTGGCCACCCGACCACTCGTTGTCACCGTCCTTCTTCAGGCCCCAGATGATGGTCATACCCTCGATGGGCTTGTTCTTCCGCTCGCCGTCGCACTGGGCGCAGACGGGATGCGGGCCATGATCGGACTTGAGCACCTGCAGCACCTTGCCCTCCAGCTGACCGTTGGCGCCCTCGGTGATCTCGACGATGGACTTCACTTCCTTGGTGGTGTCGTCGATCGTCTTCCATTTGCCGACCGGGCTGTCGCTGGCGGCAAAGGCGGGGAGGGCGCTCGCGACGAGGGCGAGTCCTAGGGCGGCGCGGATCATGGACTTCATAAGTTTGCGGTACTCCCCATACGGTAAGGTATGGCCGGAGCCTGACGAGGGCCATCGACGCCGTCAAGCTGCACCGCGCCAGATGCGCCGCCAAGGGCAGGATGGGCGGGAAGCGGGGGCCGACGGTCCGGTGCCACCCCGCTAGCTGGCATAATGGGCAATCTTCGATTTTGCTCAACATCCCCCATGACCCAGCCCAGCGAAACCCTCGTGCGCGGTGTCCTCGACCGCGTCATCGACCCCTATTCGGGCCAGTCGCTCAGCGCCGCCGTGCGCGCCGTGGGCGTCGATGGCGACCGCGTCTCCGTCGATATCCAGCTCGGCTACCCCGCCGTCGGCTACGTGGAGCAGGCCACGACGCAGGCCCGTGCGGCGCTCGAAGCCGAGCCGGGCATCGCCGCGGCGGCCGTGTCGGTCGGCTGGCGGGTGCACCCGCACAAGGTGCAGGGGCAGCTGGCGCCCATGCCGGGTGTGAAGAACATCATCGCCGTGGCCTCCGGCAAGGGCGGCGTGGGCAAATCCACCGTTTCGGTCAACCTGGCGCTGGCCCTGGTCGCCGAGGGCGCCCGCGTCGGCATCCTCGATGCCGACATCTACGGTCCCAGCCAGCCCCGCATGCTGGGCCTGACCGGCAAGCCCGTGTCGCCGGACGGCAAGAGCATCCAGCCGATGCTGGCCCACGGCCTGCAGGCCATGTCCATCGGCGTGCTGATCGACGAGGACACGCCCATGATCTGGCGTGGCCCGATGGTCACCCAGGCGCTGATGCAGCTGCTCAACGACACCCGCTGGGACGACCTGGACTACCTGGTCATCGACCTGCCGCCCGGCACGGGTGACATCCAGCTCACCCTGTCGCAGAAAGTGCCCGTCTCCGGCGCGGTGATCGTCACCACCCCGCAGGACATCGCGCTGCTGGATGCGCGCAAGGCGCTGGGCATGTTCCGCAAGGTGGAAGTGCCGGTGCTGGGCGTCATCGAGAACATGGCCACCCATATCTGCTCCGCCTGCGGCCACGAGGAACACATCTTCGGGCACGGCGGCGGCGCGCGCATGGCCGCGGAGGCGGGCATCGCCTACCTCGGCGACCTGCCGCTGGATATCCGCATCCGCC
This DNA window, taken from Luteibacter sp. 9135, encodes the following:
- a CDS encoding DUF2147 domain-containing protein; translation: MKSMIRAALGLALVASALPAFAASDSPVGKWKTIDDTTKEVKSIVEITEGANGQLEGKVLQVLKSDHGPHPVCAQCDGERKNKPIEGMTIIWGLKKDGDNEWSGGQILDPAKGKIYKLTVKLENGGKTLDVHGYIGFSLIGRSQDWVRVE
- the apbC gene encoding iron-sulfur cluster carrier protein ApbC gives rise to the protein MTQPSETLVRGVLDRVIDPYSGQSLSAAVRAVGVDGDRVSVDIQLGYPAVGYVEQATTQARAALEAEPGIAAAAVSVGWRVHPHKVQGQLAPMPGVKNIIAVASGKGGVGKSTVSVNLALALVAEGARVGILDADIYGPSQPRMLGLTGKPVSPDGKSIQPMLAHGLQAMSIGVLIDEDTPMIWRGPMVTQALMQLLNDTRWDDLDYLVIDLPPGTGDIQLTLSQKVPVSGAVIVTTPQDIALLDARKALGMFRKVEVPVLGVIENMATHICSACGHEEHIFGHGGGARMAAEAGIAYLGDLPLDIRIRQQADEGMPTVAAIPTSDLAERYRAIARSTAAKLSLQARNKAISFPKIVIQNT